One window from the genome of Bacillus sp. (in: firmicutes) encodes:
- a CDS encoding NUDIX hydrolase — MSYKWLEWAKRIQALSQAGLAFSKDVFDIERFQELRKISEEMMQEYTGLEMQKIKDLFTNESGYPTPKIDVRGVVFKDNKILMVKENIDNRWSLPGGFCDIGLSPAENIIKEIKEESGYDVAPKKLLALFDMNKHPHPPQPYHYYKLFIQCEIIGGQARSGLETKGISFYSENQLPPLSLGRNTESQIKMLFEFLRNPNKEAIFD; from the coding sequence ATGAGTTATAAATGGTTGGAATGGGCAAAAAGGATTCAAGCATTATCTCAAGCAGGCTTAGCTTTTTCAAAAGACGTGTTCGACATCGAACGATTTCAAGAATTACGAAAGATAAGTGAAGAAATGATGCAAGAGTACACGGGATTAGAAATGCAAAAAATTAAGGATTTATTCACTAATGAATCAGGTTATCCAACACCTAAAATAGATGTTCGCGGAGTTGTATTTAAGGATAACAAAATCTTAATGGTCAAAGAAAATATTGATAATCGATGGTCTTTACCAGGAGGTTTTTGCGACATAGGATTATCGCCAGCTGAAAATATAATTAAAGAAATAAAAGAAGAGTCTGGATACGATGTAGCTCCTAAAAAATTACTTGCTTTATTTGACATGAATAAACATCCTCACCCCCCTCAACCTTATCACTATTATAAATTGTTTATTCAATGTGAGATAATCGGTGGACAGGCAAGAAGCGGATTGGAAACAAAAGGGATCAGTTTTTATAGTGAAAATCAATTGCCACCACTTTCTTTGGGTAGAAATACAGAGTCTCAAATTAAAATGCTTTTTGAATTCCTAAGAAATCCTAATAAGGAAGCAATCTTCGATTAA